The following are encoded together in the Archocentrus centrarchus isolate MPI-CPG fArcCen1 chromosome 23, fArcCen1, whole genome shotgun sequence genome:
- the LOC115773220 gene encoding transmembrane protein 60-like, producing MSLAQRVLLTWVFTLVFLIMLVLKLDGKVQWNWFIIFLPVWVFDGILILMLAIKMAGRCKPGYDPRNGSPDLRLRSWYLTAMLLKLSFCLTLCAKLERLADVKLTFVCIPLWTMLMGALVELGLNIFPERREA from the exons ATGTCTCTGGCTCAGAGGGTTTTGTTGACCTGGGTCTTCACCCTGGTTTTCCTCATCATGCTGGTTCTCAAACTGGATGGGAAG GTGCAGTGGAACTGGTTCATCATCTTCCTccctgtctgggtctttgatggCATCCTCATTCTCATGCTTGCCATCAAGATGGCAGGCCGTTGCAAGCCTGGATATGACCCACGCAATGGCTCTCCAGACCTGCGGCTGCGTAGCTGGTACCTGACAGCCATGCTGCTCAAGCTCAGCTTCTGCCTGACTCTGTGCGCCAAGCTGGAAAGGCTGGCCGACGTGAAGCTGACATTTGTGTGCATACCACTGTGGACCATGTTAATGGGAGCGCTGGTGGAACTGGGGCTCAATATCTTTCCTGAAAGGAGAGAGGCTTAA